From the Chryseobacterium fluminis genome, the window TATAACGAAAATATAAAACCATATGGATATTATTATGTTGATTCACGAGATTCTATGCGTCGTCAATATACGGTGGAACAAGAAGCTTTGGGTAAAGAGAAATATGCATCAGACTCTAACTCTTTGATTCTAATAAACTCTTTTAAATTCTTTATTTTAAAGCCTGACGGATTTGGTTATAAAGGATATGAAAGCACTGGATATAGTTCGACTATAGATTCTGTGAAATTCTATAATCATGAACGATTACACCTATCTTTTGAAAAATCTTTGCATAATCCAAATAGTAATTTGTATAAAAATCCAAGTATTATCAATAGTTGTATTTATAGAGTGCGCAATGATAGTATTTTAGTTCAGAATTATTTTCATACCCAATTCGGAAATTATGACTTAATGGAAACAAAGGGAATCGTCTTGAAAGATGGAGATATTAACTTTTATGAACAATATAATTATTGGAATAAAAAAATTACAAAAATTAATGTCACCTACACTTTTAAAACTTATAAAAATTATGACATTCCGAACTATTTTGACCAAAACAAGAAAAAATTCTGGAAATGAAAAAGTTCACTCTTTTACTTTGTACAACTTATATTTTGATGAGTTGCTTATCCACGACAAAAACTCCTATGACAGCTTTTATTGTAAAAAATACTTCTGATAAACCTATCAGTTTTACAGCAAGTGTCATCAAAATGTCTGTGACATTCGGGACTCAGGAGATTACCCGCTCTTTTACGGTAAAACCTCATGATAGTATGATTGCAAGACAGACCTATTTTAAGAGAGACGGAGATAATCCCCAAAGATGGTTTACCAAATTTGAAATATTTCCTGTGGATGGTATTATGATGAGCAAGCCTGAAAAATCTGAAAACTGGATTAAAGGAGAAAAAGACAAAGTTCCAACCTATACCTTTACATTAAACAAATAGAAATGAAACAGTTAGTATTATTGTTCCTTTTTACATATTCTGTAGTGGGCGCTCAGAATGATCCTATTTTTGACAGGCTTTCAGCATTGGAAAATAATGACAAGGTCTGGTATAATATTGATGGCTATAGTGTGACCAGTGAAGTTTTTCATGATTCTTTTGATGAGAAAGGATTGAAAAAGCTGTTTAAAAAGCATTCCATAAAAGATGCTGATGTAAAAAACAAAAACACCAATATCAGCTTTAACAATTGGACAGTTATCAGGCAGAAAAAGATCACAGATCAGATTTATCAGTCCCACTCTTACTATTTTGTAGAAAATCCTAACAGGACCATAACTCTGGTATGGTTTATAAAGAATGGGACAACAGATAAAAATATGGAGGAATACCTGGTCAATGCATTATTGAAAACAAAATTCCCGGGGAAAATTTCGTGTCCAGAGAAATCAGCAGGGTCAATTTTGCAGGAAAAGAAATAGAATTGGGAAATAATTGCTATTGGACTTTTCTGAATACAGTTCAATGCCCCTATTTTGGAGAGATGAACTGGTCTGTTCATAAGACATTAGAAGATGCAAAAGAAACGGTGGAAAATCAGTTGAAAATAGCAAAATCGAGAAAAGGAGGTAAAATAATTTCGGAAGAAGATATTGATATTGAATTTCAAGACATTCCCGTAAAAGCTAAGAGACTTATCTATGATTTCACAGGATGGAAATCAGTTCTGGCAGGCATATCAGGAGGAAAGACGCTGACAATTTACTATGTTGCGGAAAACGTGAGAAGGAAAAATATAAGCTGTACCATGAGTTTCTGGAATAATGATGAAATTCATCCGGATTCGAAACTTCCCCCTTTATTGGAAAAAATAATAAAAGTAAAAGAATAACTTAAAAAATAATCCGATGAGAAAAACAATTGTAATAAGCTTTTTAGCTTTAGCCACCTCAGTATATGCCCAAATCGAATCTAAATACGGGCTATCTGCCGGATTGAACATCAGCAGCTTTTCCGGTTCGGATAAACCGGGCGGGTTTTCTTCTAAAACAGGGTTTCAGATGGGAGGATTTTTATGGAATTATTTATCTGATAAAATTTCCATCGATGCAGAACTCTATTATGCTCAAATGGGAGCTAAATTTGAATTGACTGTCCCTAAGATAGATGATACAAAATTGACACTTCGCGGAAAAATAAAGAATGATTACATAAGGTTTCCGATTCTCTTCGATTATCATCCAACAGAGGAGTTTTCTGTTGCATTGGGTCCTGAAATTGGGGTTTTATTAAAAAATCAGGTGGAATATGATCAGAATATAAATGGATCAACCAAAAGCAATCCTAAGAATGTACAGAAATTTGATGCCGGTCTGAAAGCAAAAGTTCAGTATATTTTTGTAGAACATTATCTGGCTTCCGTCGGGTATTACTGGGGAATGACAAAGATCTATAAATATACCCAGGTCAATCGGCAAATACAAGAACCGCCTAAAATTTATAATTCTAATTTAGGGATCTCTCTGGGATATGTTTTTTAATATTTTATTTACGTCTAGATGGTTTTTTTAATCTTTTGATCAATAATTAAATAATTTAATGCGTTTTGCTTCTACCAATAAATCGATGGTTGGTGCCGATTGATTTAAAACAATCAAAAAATTAAATATTTAAATAAATTTTATATATTTGTGAGATATTTGTCAGGAAAATCATTTTCTGACAATTGCAAATCATCATTCGAAAAGCTTGAATAGACGATTCAACGTATAAACGTGGAACAATTTATCTCACATAAAACCGATTCAGGAAACCTTTTTGGTTTTGCAACTGCTAAGTATTTTAGCGGTTATTTTGGCTTTTCGTTTAGTTATCAAAGAAATTTTAAAAGTTATTACCGATTTTATTGGTACAGCTAGTCTAAATTTCTTTCTCAAAAAATACAGGAATACATAAACCTTCTTTTATTATTTCCTGATTCCTTTAAAACTTTAACGGCATTTTTTTGAAAGAATTGTAAAGTAAATTTTATAATGCAGGAATGATCTGTGTTTAATTTTAAAATAAAGAATAAATAAAAATTATGGATATGAATTTAAAAGATTTAAAAAACGACTGGATTAATGAGTTCTCCGAACCCATGATGATTGCCGGCCCCTGCAGTGCCGAAAGTGAGGCTCAGATGCTGGAAACGGCAAAGAGAATCAGAGAAACCCAGGCCAATGTTCCCATTTTCCGTGCCGGAATCTGGAAGCCCCGTACAAAACCCAACGGATTCGAAGGAGTAGGAGTTATCGGCCTCAACTGGCTGAAAAAAGTAAAAGAAGAATATGGTTTTAAAACTGCCACTGAGGTAGCAAATGCCCACCATGTGTTTGCCGCATTGGAAGCTGATGTAGACATTCTTTGGATCGGAGCCCGCTCTACTGTAAACCCTTTTACGGTGCAGGAAATTGCAATGGCATTAAGAGGAACCGAAAAGACGGTCCTTGTAAAAAACCCTGTTAACCCGGATTTAGCATTATGGATTGGTGCTCTTGAAAGACTTCTGGGACAGGGTATTAAAAACTTGGGCGTTATCCACAGAGGATTTTCCACCTACCAGAAAACAAAATACAGAAATAACCCGAACTGGCAGATTGCACTGGATTTTAAGAGTCAGTTTCCGGATATCCCGATGCTAATTGATCCTTCACACATTTGCGGAAACAGAACAGGGTTGGCAGATATCACCCAGGAAGCTTTAAACGTCGGATACCAGGGCGCCATTATCGAAACACACTCTAATCCTGATGAAGCCTGGAGTGATGCCGCACAGCAAATTACACCGGAAGTGCTGGCTGAACTGATCGCTAACCTGAAAATCAGAAATACAGGTTTTGCAGGCTTCGAAGGCGATATGGGAAGACACCGGACATTGATTTCTGATATCGATTTTCAGCTGATCGAGCTCCTGTCGCAAAGAATGAAGATTTCGGAAAAAATAGGAAAGCTTAAAAAAGAAAATGATATCGCAATCTTCCAGCCGGAACGTTGGAAAGAGATTACCGAATATGCCACTCAGAAAGCCAGGGAAACACAGATGTCTCAGGAATTTATTGAGAAAGTCTTCAAAGCTATTCATGAAGAATCTATTGAAGTGCAGAACAGTATTATGATTAACAGATAATCATCAGGGAAAAATAAAAGTCACAGGGCTTAGGAAATAGAATTTAGAAGACGATTACCGTATGAAATCAACGAAGTCCTACAACCTAAGCCCTAATTGCTTATATTTGCAGTATCTTAATATATGAAAGGAAAAATCATTAAATCTACAGGAAGCTGGTATCAGGTTTTAGAAATGGAAACGGACAGGATTTTCGAAGCCAGAATCCGTGGAAAATTCAAGTTGATCAAAACAAGACTTACCAATCCTCTTGCTGTAGGTGATTTTGTTGAATTTCAGCTGGAGCAGGATGATATTGCCTGGATTACAAAGATCGAATCCCGCAGAAACTATCTGATCAGGAAATCGGTAAATCTCTCAAAGGAAGCCCATATCATCGCCTCCAATATTGATCTTGCCTGTTTTATTTTTACATTGAAACATCCTGAAACTTCACTTGGATTTCTGGACCGGTTTTTAGCCTGTTGCGAGGCTTATAATATTACCCCGTTACTTTTATTCAACAAAATTGATGTTTTACATGAAGAAGAAATTGAAATTGTAAAAGATATAGAATTTCTTTACCAGGAAATAGGATATAATTCCCTGGAAATTTCTTCATATTCAAGGTTAAATCTCGACGGGCTTCAGGATCTTCTCAAAGATAAAACCTCTGTATTTTTCGGGCATTCAGGATGTGGAAAATCAACCTTGGTGAATGCGCTGCAACCCAATTTAAATCTGAAAACATCTGAAATTTCAGATACTCATCTCAAAGGAAAGCACACAACAACATTTGCACAGATGCATTTCTGGGATTTCGGAGGAAATGTAATTGATACTCCAGGCGTGCGTGAATTTGCAATGATAGATATTGAGAAAGAAGAAGTGCAGCATTATTTTCCTGAAATTTTTAAAAAAAGGGAAGAGTGTAAATTTCACAACTGCCTTCATATCAACGAACCTAAATGTGCCGTGCTGGATGCGTTGGAAACAGGCGAAATTCAGCATTCCAGATATGCAACATACATAAAACTGATGGATGAGGCGGAAGAGGCTTCCCGGCAATAAATTGTTGAAGCTGGAAATTAGATTCCGTTCAGAGGTCTTCCTGTCTAAATTTCGTTCCGACCATAACAATGACGATCTTATAAAACTTCAGCAACAGCAAAATGGAGTTTATATGCTGGGATCCAATAATATTTCCGGCGAAAGCAGTTTCGTAGATCTCTGCTTATTCTACCAACGGTTACCGTTTCTTTCCGTGAAAATATCGATTTTGATGCACGATAAGCTTCTTCAGGGAGAACCACTTCTACTTTAACTGCGACTTATTAACGATAACATTTGCCAACATACCAATGTATGGATGCACCAAATACTTTTTATTCAAAACACTTTTTAAAGATTATATCATACCGGCAGGTTTCTGATTATAATAAAGAATTGCGGTAATGGAGATTTATCTTCAATGCCTGAATTTTTCAGTGATTATACTTAATAAAAAACCCAGCCGAAGCTGGGTAAAAACTAATAACCATGAAAACTCAAATTAAACATGAGAATCGCAATACAAATAACAATTACTGTGCCAAAAGTTTTTACAATTTGTTAATTAAAGTTAATTTTATGTTAAAAAACTTTAGGTAGAAATAACAGAATTTTTTTCTTACTTTTGCGGCATTAAAAAAAAATATACATTTATGTCTAACATTACATTCACTATGATTAAGCCTGATGCTGTTGCCGACGGACATATCGGTGCTATATTAGGTAAAATTTCAGAAGGAGGTTTTAAGATTAAAGCTTTAAAATTAACCCAGCTTACGGTAGCTGATGCTAAAAAATTCTATGAAGTACACGCAGAAAGACCATTCTACGGAGAATTGGTAGAATTCATGAGCTCTGGTCCCATTGTGGCTGCTGTTTTGGAGAAAGAAAATGCAGTTGAAGATTTCAGAACTTTAATCGGAGCAACAAATCCGGCTGAAGCTGCTGAAGGAACAATCAGAAAAATGTTTGCAAGAAGCATTGGAGAAAATGCTGTACACGGTTCAGATTCTGATGAGAATGCTCTTATCGAAGCCCAGTTTCACTTTTCAGGAAGAGAAATTTTCTAAGAACAACCTCTTACAATATAAAATCCAGAGAATTTTCTCTGGATTTTTTTTGTGGTAACTCATATTATAAATTACTTTCGATAGCACCTACTTTCTCTCTGTACAATTCAACGGGTGTATCGAAAAGCACCGCAATCACGGTCATTGTTTTATCCAATCGCTCTCGGGGGAAATCAATATAAATAATTCCCGGTCGGTCACTCCAGTATAGTTTGTTGTAAACGGAGTGCTGGCACGACGACCCTTCACCGACTATCCTGGTCTTGAAAATAGTATTTTTAATCCCTTTTAAAGCAACAGGTCCGGTAGGTATTCCTTCTACGAAAAGATAGAGGGTCTTTCTGTCTTTTGACAGAACCGAATTTCCAGGGTAATGTCCGTTAGGAAGTCCTTTTCCTGTTTCAAAAAGAGCTTCGGCATGCTTACTTATCCAGCGTATGGTTTCCGGATTGGTTTTATTCGACTTATGAAGCTTCATGTTCAGGCCGTCACTGGTTAATCCTGAATTATTAAAAACATTATTTCCGCTGTGAAGCTGTTCAGAAATCCGGTAGGCCGCAGACTTAGAATCTTCAGTATCCAAAATCTCAGATAAAGTCATCATAGGTTTTTGGATATCCGGGTCAAATTTTATCTTTTCATTAAAACTGAGTTCCACTACCGTGACATCCTGGTCAAAGGTTGCATTCGAAAAACTCACGCGCCATCCTCTGTTTCTTTGATGAAGATGAACTTTCCCGTTGGGGTCTCCGATAATTCTTGCGCTGACAGGATTAGAAATAAGGCCGTCAATTTGCGTAAAATCCTTAGCTTCTTCCAGGTAAAGAAATAGTTTTTTACCGTCTTTTGAAAAGGCTGATTTTCCTTTATAGTTGTCAAAAGGTAATCCGCGCCTGGTTCCGTAAATTGCTTCCTTGTTTTTGGAAGTCCATCTTCCGAGGCTTTTAAGAATTTCAACCTGCTTTTCCGGGATGGTACCATCGGACTTAGGCCCGATGTCCAGAAGTAAATTTCCACCCATGCTGATGACATCGGCCAGCGTTCTTATCATCATATTAGGTGTTTTATAATGTTGGTCAAAAGGTTGGTATCCCCAGGAATCGTTCATCGTGTAGCAGAGTTCCCAATATTCATTTTGTGGACTGATAACGGGAATTCCCTGTTCGGGAGTTTCAAAATCGCCTTTACCACTAAGTCTTGAGTTAATAATAATATTCGGGTTGTACTTCCTTAAATTTTCAAGGGTCTGCTGGGCTTTCCACTCTTCAGAAGTATGTTCCCAGTCTCCGTCAAACCATAACACGTCCGGGTTGTATCTGGTAGAGAGTTCATTCAGCTGAGTCTGATAGTACTTGATAAAACGGTTCCATCGTTTAGGATCGTTTTTAATTTCATATCTTTTTTTTGTCTGTGTATGAATGTCATAATAAGGATGGCTCCAATCTGTCAGTGAATAGTAAAGGCCTGTTTTTAAGCCTGACTTTTGAAGCGCTGTAACGAAAGGAGTCAGAACATCAGATTGTACGAGAGCATTTTTTGACGTCGTCATAGCCTGATCCGCTTTAGAATCCCAAAGTGAAATCCCATCATGGTGCCGCGAGGTAATGACAGAATATTTTGCACCGGAATTTTTAATCAGGTTAACCCATGCTGAAGGGTCGTATTTTGCAGCTGAAAAACCATCAAGCTGCTTCAGGTAATTTTCATGATTAATATAATTATTAAAAAAAGACCAGGACTCTGAAATTCCATTGACAGAATAAATTCCCCAGTGAATAAAAATTCCGAGTTTGGCATCCTGAAACCATTCCATTTTCTTTTTGTCCGGGGATTGATGCTGAGCGTCAAGTTTTCCGCTTCCGGAAAGGAAGCTTAGTAAAAACAGGGCGATAAATTTGTTTTTCATATAATCGGTTTGATCACTAAAATAAAAAAGCCACCTGTAAATCCCTAATTAAAATGAATCATTTTTTTTAAATTCTTACTATTCAGTTAAATGCCGAGGGAAAATAGTTTTTTTTTATAAAAATGTTATGTTTTAAAGTACTATTTTTTTTATGTGGGTATATGTTTGAAATAGGAGAGTTTTGGTGAATATTTTTCATCAAATACAGGTACTTAATGAAATTTAGGTATAAATACCTAGTAGAGATTCCGTATAAATACGGATGTGTGGTATGGATATTTTATTCATCTTTACAACAGAAAAAATAGATAAAAATACACCATACGGTATAAAAACTAATAACCATCATAGCTCATAATAGAGCGAGAAAAGGCAGCTGAAAAGCTGCCTTTTTATATAGTTCCGATAGGAAAAACTAAATTTTCAGAAGTTCAATGGTTCTTTCAGGGCTTTCCGACGAGAAAACAGCATTCCCGGCAACCAGTACGTCTGCGCCCGCCTCAAATAATTTTCCGGCATTGTCCAGATTGACCCCGCCATCTACCTGTATCAGAGCTGTAGAATTATTATTTAAGATCAGATCTTTGGTCTCAGCGATTTTTTTATAGGTATTCTCGATGAATTTCTGACCTCCGAATCCCGGATTGACACTCATTAATAATACCAGATCCACATCAGCAATAATGTCTTCCAGCATTAAAACAGGGGTGGAAGGATTCAGTACAACCCCTGCTTTAGCTCCTTTACTCTGAATAAGGTGAATCGTCCTATGAAGATGCGTACAGGCCTCATAATGAACAGAAACCAGATCCGCACCATATTCTATGAATTCTTCTACATACTTTTCGGGCTCAACGATCATTAGATGAACATCGACAAATTTTTTAGCATGCTGCTGAACAGTTTTCATTACAGGAAAACCAAATGAAATGTTCGGAACAAATCTGCCGTCCATTACATCTACGTGAAACCAGTCGGCCTGGGAGTTGTTCAGCATCTCAATGTCTCTTTGCAGATTCCCAAAGTCTGCGG encodes:
- the rsgA gene encoding ribosome small subunit-dependent GTPase A yields the protein MKGKIIKSTGSWYQVLEMETDRIFEARIRGKFKLIKTRLTNPLAVGDFVEFQLEQDDIAWITKIESRRNYLIRKSVNLSKEAHIIASNIDLACFIFTLKHPETSLGFLDRFLACCEAYNITPLLLFNKIDVLHEEEIEIVKDIEFLYQEIGYNSLEISSYSRLNLDGLQDLLKDKTSVFFGHSGCGKSTLVNALQPNLNLKTSEISDTHLKGKHTTTFAQMHFWDFGGNVIDTPGVREFAMIDIEKEEVQHYFPEIFKKREECKFHNCLHINEPKCAVLDALETGEIQHSRYATYIKLMDEAEEASRQ
- a CDS encoding chorismate mutase, which encodes MNLKDLKNDWINEFSEPMMIAGPCSAESEAQMLETAKRIRETQANVPIFRAGIWKPRTKPNGFEGVGVIGLNWLKKVKEEYGFKTATEVANAHHVFAALEADVDILWIGARSTVNPFTVQEIAMALRGTEKTVLVKNPVNPDLALWIGALERLLGQGIKNLGVIHRGFSTYQKTKYRNNPNWQIALDFKSQFPDIPMLIDPSHICGNRTGLADITQEALNVGYQGAIIETHSNPDEAWSDAAQQITPEVLAELIANLKIRNTGFAGFEGDMGRHRTLISDIDFQLIELLSQRMKISEKIGKLKKENDIAIFQPERWKEITEYATQKARETQMSQEFIEKVFKAIHEESIEVQNSIMINR
- a CDS encoding porin family protein; the protein is MRKTIVISFLALATSVYAQIESKYGLSAGLNISSFSGSDKPGGFSSKTGFQMGGFLWNYLSDKISIDAELYYAQMGAKFELTVPKIDDTKLTLRGKIKNDYIRFPILFDYHPTEEFSVALGPEIGVLLKNQVEYDQNINGSTKSNPKNVQKFDAGLKAKVQYIFVEHYLASVGYYWGMTKIYKYTQVNRQIQEPPKIYNSNLGISLGYVF
- the rpe gene encoding ribulose-phosphate 3-epimerase, whose amino-acid sequence is MKTKLIAPSLLSADFGNLQRDIEMLNNSQADWFHVDVMDGRFVPNISFGFPVMKTVQQHAKKFVDVHLMIVEPEKYVEEFIEYGADLVSVHYEACTHLHRTIHLIQSKGAKAGVVLNPSTPVLMLEDIIADVDLVLLMSVNPGFGGQKFIENTYKKIAETKDLILNNNSTALIQVDGGVNLDNAGKLFEAGADVLVAGNAVFSSESPERTIELLKI
- a CDS encoding nucleoside-diphosphate kinase, translating into MSNITFTMIKPDAVADGHIGAILGKISEGGFKIKALKLTQLTVADAKKFYEVHAERPFYGELVEFMSSGPIVAAVLEKENAVEDFRTLIGATNPAEAAEGTIRKMFARSIGENAVHGSDSDENALIEAQFHFSGREIF
- a CDS encoding alpha-L-fucosidase, whose protein sequence is MKNKFIALFLLSFLSGSGKLDAQHQSPDKKKMEWFQDAKLGIFIHWGIYSVNGISESWSFFNNYINHENYLKQLDGFSAAKYDPSAWVNLIKNSGAKYSVITSRHHDGISLWDSKADQAMTTSKNALVQSDVLTPFVTALQKSGLKTGLYYSLTDWSHPYYDIHTQTKKRYEIKNDPKRWNRFIKYYQTQLNELSTRYNPDVLWFDGDWEHTSEEWKAQQTLENLRKYNPNIIINSRLSGKGDFETPEQGIPVISPQNEYWELCYTMNDSWGYQPFDQHYKTPNMMIRTLADVISMGGNLLLDIGPKSDGTIPEKQVEILKSLGRWTSKNKEAIYGTRRGLPFDNYKGKSAFSKDGKKLFLYLEEAKDFTQIDGLISNPVSARIIGDPNGKVHLHQRNRGWRVSFSNATFDQDVTVVELSFNEKIKFDPDIQKPMMTLSEILDTEDSKSAAYRISEQLHSGNNVFNNSGLTSDGLNMKLHKSNKTNPETIRWISKHAEALFETGKGLPNGHYPGNSVLSKDRKTLYLFVEGIPTGPVALKGIKNTIFKTRIVGEGSSCQHSVYNKLYWSDRPGIIYIDFPRERLDKTMTVIAVLFDTPVELYREKVGAIESNL